One Triticum dicoccoides isolate Atlit2015 ecotype Zavitan chromosome 4B, WEW_v2.0, whole genome shotgun sequence genomic window carries:
- the LOC119292149 gene encoding silicon efflux transporter LSI2 has translation MALASLPKVVLGSVAFAIFWMMAVFPSVPFLPIGRTAGSLLSAVLMIVFHVISPDDAYASIDLPILGLLFSTMVVGGYLKNAGMFKHLGTLLAWKSQGGRDLLCRVCVVTALASALFTNDTCCVVLTEFVLELAAERNLPAKPFLLALASSANIGSSATPIGNPQNLVIAFNSKISFPKFLIGILPAMLAGMAVNMVMLLCMYWKDLEGVAPDAAGKQMSVVEEGGRSPSVASLKSPHPFNGTTADDGNESMMEENISTKHPWFMQCTEHRRKLFLKSFAYIVTLGMVVAYMAGLNMSWTAITTAIALVVVDFRDAEPCLVKVSYSLLVFFSGMFITVSGFNKTGLPGAIWNFMAPYSKVDSAGGISVLSVIILLLSNLASNVPTVLLMGNEVATAAALISPAAVTRSWLLLAWVSTVAGNLSLLGSAANLIVCEQARRAPRNAYELTFWNHLIFGVPSTLIVTAVGIPLIGKM, from the exons ATGGCGCTCGCGTCTCTCCCCAAGGTGGTGCTCGGCTCCGTCGCCTTCGCCATCTTCTGGATGATGGCCGTGTTCCCGTCGGTGCCCTTCCTGCCCATCGGCCGGACGGCGGGGTCGCTGCTCTCCGCCGTGCTCATGATCGTCTTCCACGTGATCAGCCCCGACGACGCCTACGCCTCCATCGACCTCCCCATCCTCGGCCTGCTCTTCTCCACCATGGTCGTCGGCGGCTACCTCAAGAACGCCGGCATGTTCAAGCACCTCGGCACCCTGCTCGCCTGGAAGAGCCAGGGCGGCCGCGACCTGCTCTGCCGGGTCTGCGTGGTGACCGCGCTCGCCTCCGCGCTCTTCACCAACGACACCTGCTGCGTCGTGCTCACCGAGTTCGTGCTCGAGCTCGCCGCCGAGCGGAACCTTCCGGCCAAGCCCTTCCTCCTGGCCCTCGCCTCCAGCGCCAACATCGGTTCCAGCGCCACCCCCATCGGCAACCCGCAGAACCTGGTCATCGCCTTCAACAGCAAGATCTCGTTTCCAAAGTTTTTGATCGGCATCCTGCCGGCCATGCTCGCCGGCATGGCCGTCAACATGGTCATGCTGCTCTGCATGTACTGGAAGGACCTGGAGGGCGTGGCCCCCGACGCGGCCGGCAAGCAGATGTCGGTCGTCGAGGAGGGGGGCCGCTCGCCGTCCGTGGCATCGCTCAAGAGCCCGCACCCGTTCAACGGCACCACGGCCGACGACGGGAACGAGTCGATGATGGAGGAGAACATCTCGACCAAGCACCCGTGGTTCATGCAGTGCACGGAGCACCGGCGCAAGCTGTTCCTCAAGAGCTTCGCCTACATCGTGACGCTGGGCATGGTGGTGGCATACATGGCCGGGCTCAACATGTCGTGGACGGCCATCACCACGGCCATCGCGCTGGTCGTCGTCGACTTCCGGGACGCCGAGCCGTGCCTCGTCAAGGTCTCCTACTCGCTGCTCGTCTtcttctccggcatgttcatcacgGTGAGCGGGTTCAACAAGACGGGGCTGCCGGGCGCCATCTGGAACTTCATGGCGCCCTACTCCAAGGTGGACAGCGCCGGCGGCATCTCCGTGCTCTCcgtcatcatcctcctcctctccaaccTCGCCTCCAACGTACCAACAG TGCTGCTGATGGGGAACGAGGTGGCGACCGCGGCGGCTCTGATCTCCCCGGCGGCGGTGACTCGGTCGTGGCTGCTGCTGGCGTGGGTGAGCACGGTGGCGGGCAACCTTTCGCTGCTGGGGTCGGCGGCGAACCTGATCGTGTGCGAGCAGGCGCGCCGGGCGCCGCGCAACGCCTACGAGCTCACCTTCTGGAACCACCTCATCttcggcgtgccctccaccctcatcgtCACCGCCGTCGGCATCCCCCTCATCGGAAAGATGTAG